Proteins encoded by one window of Anopheles maculipalpis chromosome 2RL, idAnoMacuDA_375_x, whole genome shotgun sequence:
- the LOC126557994 gene encoding zinc finger and SCAN domain-containing protein 21-like encodes MNSIMNRSRCVACHIEEPGMIAIYQHPRGVDRLWTYVTGIIVKAKDQLCIPCYDELRIAHRFKEKCIHNNLNRLGLGLPRRSTTHPQQDTPTSDESITAPLLTPEPLMVARLGESNHGTADECRPVQQPRTEHPPPIRHDFVIKTESPPEEEPAETRTVSPDVQPLDCVSLLNDSAGQPNQNSSQETMAASAIDVVKMELELSLDDIGLAESLSADSANEEFDEEDDDEEEEDDGHDSKTDQVDPPAGPGSALQCSQCNQTCHSRTALKQHQQREHKKIRRDNTNAVKYRRVLSGKINALMCRYCYREFNEPEAKAAHETTHLSDPKPFQCSYGDCNRLFQHRSALNRHFYTHVTPKRFKCSMCPKRFHQQSSMVVHERLHRGDKPHICPQCGKGFTHVSNVKRHIRFHNGEKPYQCGKCPARFTTSTDLRRHTNSRRCMMMWSMKAAK; translated from the exons ATGAATTCCATCATGAATCGTAGCCGCTGTGTTGCGTGTCATATAGAAGAACCCGGCATGATAGCGATCTATCAACATCCCCGCGGTGTCGATCGTCTGTGGACCTACGTGACCGGAATTATC GTAAAAGCCAAAGATCAGTTGTGTATACCGTGCTACGATGAGCTACGGATAGCGCACCGATTTAAGGAAAAGTGTATCCACAACAACTTAAACCGTTTGGGACTGGGGCTTCCACGAAGATCTACAACACACCCGCAACAGGACACACCGACCAGTGATGAATCGATAACCGCTCCTCTATTGACTCCAGAACCACTGATGGTGGCACGGCTCGGGGAAAGTAACCACGGGACGGCGGACGAATGTCGACCGGTACAACAACCCAGAACCGAACATCCACCGCCCATTAGGCATGATTTTGTGATCAAAACCGAGTCCCCTCCGGAAGAGGAACCAGCAGAAACCCGAACCGTATCTCCGGACGTTCAGCCGCTTGATTGTGTTTCCTTGCTGAACGATAGCGCAGGCCAACCGAACCAAAACAGCAGCCAAGAAACAATGGCCGCGTCAGCGATAGATGTGGTAAAAATGGAGCTAGAACTATCGCTGGACGACATAGGGCTTGCAGAATCCCTCTCAGCAGACAGCGCGAACGAAGAGTTTGATGAGGAGGATgacgacgaggaggaggaggacgacggTCACGATAGTAAAACGGACCAGGTGGATCCACCTGCCGGTCCCGGCTCAGCACTGCAATGTTCCCAATGCAACCAAACGTGCCACAGCCGAACGGCACTgaaacagcaccagcagcgagAACACAAGAAAATACGCCGCGACAACACGAACGCCGTCAAGTATCGGCGAGTACTGTCGGGCAAAATTAATGCACTGATGTGCCGGTACTGCTACCGAGAGTTTAACGAACCGGAAGCAAAGGCAGCACACGAAACGACGCACCTGAGCGACCCGAAACCATTCCAGTGTTCCTACGGTGACTGTAACCGACTGTTCCAGCATCGATCCGCCTTAAACCGACACTTTTACACGCACGTTACGCCGAAACGGTTCAAGTGCAGCATGTGCCCGAAGCGGTTCCATCAGCAAAGTTCGATGGTGGTGCACGAACGGTTGCACCGGGGCGATAAACCACACATCTGTCCGCAGTGTGGTAAGGGCTTTACGCACGTGTCGAACGTGAAGCGGCACATCCGGTTTCATAACGGTGAAAAACCGTACCAGTGTGGCAAGTGTCCGGCACGGTTCACTACCAGCACGGATCTGCGTCGGCACACGAACAGCCGACGGTGCATGATGATGTGGTCGATGAAGGCGGCCAAGTAG
- the LOC126558137 gene encoding zinc finger protein 37-like translates to MMQQTCISCNVKNSGMIAIYQHPNGLDDMFRAITDVEVQAEDHLCVLCYDDMKLAYRFRQRCRQNMTLRLTNQTERTQSLAASEQSVNSSTDVSTTVNDPISFKEESAKEHTNRENTLLENNPPVLQLEVVEELALDNETLPDDAEISIEIVELEQEAKNVVQEQNKCDSDDPNENVKDKGNNTTKHLSDDEHVTPSDNMSSTTLDKVDPKKEFLPRLPKVHSLMCEYCFKEFELLAEKIEHTEGHLSEPKPFKCVQDGCGGAFKDRVGLRAHVRIHATVKRYGCRYCSMRFHTLGNRNAHERTHNGEKPFICPKCGKGFAEGGNLKNHIRFHDGERPYTCGMCGKSYRTHYSRSVHMRSHTNDRPFVCDDCGKGFYSSGKLTIHRRTHTGERPYECGTCSAKFADTCGLRRHMIKRH, encoded by the exons ATGATGCAGCAGACCTGTATATCGTGCAATGTGAAAAATAGTGGCATGATAGCTATTTATCAACATCCAAATGGGTTGGATGACATGTTCCGTGCAATCACGGATGTTGAG GTACAAGCGGAGGATCATCTTTGCGTGCTGTGCTACGATGACATGAAACTAGCCTATCGCTTCAGGCAGAGATGCCGGCAGAACATGACTCTTCGCCTAACTAATCAGACAGAGCGAACGCAATCTCTGGCAGCGTCCGAGCAGAGTGTAAACAGTAGTACAGACGTTTCTACCACGGTTAACGATCCAATAAGCTTTAAGGAAGAGAGTGCAAAGGAGCACACCAACAGAGAAAACACTCTGTTGGAAAACAATCCACCTGTTCTACAGCTGGAAGTGGTAGAAGAACTTGCTTTAGATAATGAAACCCTTCCGGATGATGCGGAGATTAGCATCGAGATTGTTGAACTGGAACAGGAAGCCAAAAATGTAGTGCAAGAGCAGAACAAATGTGATTCAGATGATCCAAACGAAAACGTCAAGGACAAAGGCAATAACACCACAAAACATCTCTCGGACGACGAACATGTGACACCTTCGGACAACATGTCCTCAACCACGTTGGACAAAGTCGATCCCAAAAAGGAATTTTTACCACGACTCCCAAAAGTGCACAGCCTGATGTGTGAATATTGCTTCAAAGAGTTTGAACTGTTGGCTGAAAAAATCGAACACACCGAGGGGCACCTGTCGGAACCGAAACCGTTCAAATGTGTACAGGATGGGTGCGGTGGTGCGTTTAAGGATCGGGTTGGTTTGCGAGCTCACGTACGGATACATGCGACGGTAAAACGGTACGGCTGCCGGTACTGTTCGATGCGGTTCCATACGCTGGGCAATCGGAATGCACACGAGCGTACACACAACGGGGAGAAGCCATTTATTTGTCCCAAGTGCGGTAAAGGATTTGCGGAAGGTGGTAATCTTAAAAATCATATCCGGTTCCATGACGGTGAGCGGCCGTACACCTGTGGTATGTGTGGCAAGTCGTATCGAACGCACTATTCGCGCTCGGTACATATGCGGTCACATACAAACGATCGACCATTTGTATGTGATGATTGTGGGAAAGGATTCTACTCGTCTGGGAAGTTGACGATCCACCGGCGGACACATACGGGCGAGCGGCCGTATGAATGTGGAACCTGTTCGGCAAAGTTTGCCGATACATGTGGACTGAGAAGACACATGATAAAACGGCACTGA
- the LOC126566231 gene encoding uncharacterized protein LOC126566231 has protein sequence MNQQTIFVNSEQQCYEMFSEPVHFPLDIGNEQLIITMQDQRTIIDRRNWYLSRPPNIMPSDAVPSSRREKEPINLYSLIAQLWQVLNGISAHLQIPAKSGQPMQLGPERPFCFHYEKQTDTEDLPYFQNYDRLKHGEKVIRHVHYVVESAVKNRATNTETDQNNERMEIEELTDIEDIMAHVTGVK, from the exons ATGAACCAGCAAACGATTTTCGTGAATTCTGAACAGCAATGCTACGAAATGTTTTCCGAACCAGTGCACT TTCCACTCGACATCGGCAATGAGCAGCTCATCATCACCATGCAGGATCAACGAACTATTATTGATCGCCGGAATTGGTACCTGTCACGCCCTCCAAACATTATGCCGTCTGATGCGGTGCCTTCATcgagaagagagaaagaaccAATCAACTTGTATTCCTTGATAGCACAATTGTGGCAAGTATTAAACGGAATAAGTGCACACTTGCAAATCCCCGCAAAGTCTGGTCAGCCTATGCAACTTGGACCTGAGAGACCGTTCTGCTTTCACTATGAGAAACAAACCGATACGGAAGATTTACCATACTTTCAAAACTACGATCGTTTGAAGCATGGCGAAAAGGTGATCAGACATGTGCACTATGTTGTGGAGAGCGCCGTGAAAAATAGGGCCACAAACACGGAAACGGATCAAAACAACGAACGGATGGAAATTGAGGAATTAACGGATATTGAAGATATCATGGCTCATGTCACCGGTGTGAAATAA
- the LOC126556811 gene encoding nucleolar protein 6 gives MNRVKKKSAGSFVLLKKKKVKKQQVPDERDNDSYDSMVDNGTDEDDDDDGDVSIAGDGNDSMDSGLESGALVRTAKPPKKSASKAMKRKVTAHNDEEVHRKRVKEMKALYKPPTVEEINRLKETENYYHSNLFRMQTEEMLKEVRVSSKLGRFVQVWLEQFKEFLQTIENETNARSLLELDYDGFEFPMKAAGSQYMQEVLGKERFRFLQQRHVRTIGGCDSMLRTTFGKPLVVDLLLVMPDKCLHKEDYLNLRYHYKRAHYLCTIAQHLLQQSSSDGEEKIVSNVRFEPLKGDRLKPVLLMIPADATFSRKVHFQLHAVADATSFPKKRFLPHRNNVRPAMIGSGEPGSTEEYENFPTPHYNTSILYDVRLAKNAELLESIIQSDSIREAIILLKVWIRQRHFDRGRYAFDGAIVTFYIAYLLQNRRIYPKMSSYQIIRLFWNQLAGSSWDKEGITFDNSSRETLLSFFRYYEVVFIDPLGLLNIAANLPVDLYRRVRHESALAIRVLDNPKINSFLPLFLANYPAFTQYDHIITIQGSKMIAATIESFAEDVDKLDYLGDSQALLTRMVERLLRKGLGTRASYLVPLAANLKLDEPAMTAEPRLMLGLSLNGTDAFNLVDKGPEAIDTVASEAFRSFWQGKAELRRFKDGSITESCVWGEPTDPIGQKRLIVRSIVQFLLQAHLDIPDNNVRYLADQFEHAIAPFPKKTLHETIEERSLAVIRTFDTLGRMMRDLEKLPLTINAILGTDAVFRYTDPDPPRPTARALMVNGRLVFLSAKPIHATIQLEASGKWPADLEAIRRLKTAFYLRIADSIGQEPGQETSTSKPLAQACNDYLDVLYEQYLFRFVIVHQREITILREYLSENKVTRLQQDTDESIALEMQATILPKLTGILHGLHQQYFSFGSVAAIAKRWLYSQLIDPYLWPDECTELLLAAIYLNQPVQPPIQPQTGFLRWLQFVASTDWSKDMIVVNLNDELASETIEQVEKQFYDRRQSFPPLTIVTPADSGKYGLFGRRAPTVEILNRVTLLAQAATQLIDANYRSLQKIQQFFQPSLEGYNLIIHLDTTIITPIGIRKSKEMALHSAPSLYAKANNTDPAAGFYPVRFYLQELREAYRQFAIFFYDPCGGDRIAVLWRPQALEEKPFSTTHVNGRMVTEHEALHLNVDALVRDFELLGQGLVSRIERRQ, from the exons ATGAATcgtgtaaagaaaaaatcagccggaagttttgtgttgttgaagaaaaagaaagttaaGAAGCAACAAGTCCCCGACGAACGGGACAACGATTCGTACGACTCCATGGTGGATAATGGTaccgatgaggatgatgatgacgatggagACGTTAGCATTGCCGGCGATGGAAACGATAGCATGGACAGTGGACTCGAAAGTGGTGCGCTCGTGCGAACTGCTAAACCACCGAAAAAATCTGCCTCCAAAGCGATGAAACGCAAGGTGACCGCACACAACGACGAGGAAGTTCATCGTAAGCGCGTCAAGGAGATGAAAGCTCTGTACAAACCACCAACCGTGGAGGAAATAAACCGGCTAAAGGAAACGGAAAACTATTACCACTCTAATCTGTTCCGCATGCAGACGGAGGAGATGCTCAAGGAGGTGCGCGTTTCGAGCAAGTTGGGCCGTTTCGTGCAGGTATGGCTCGAACAGTTCAAAGAGTTTCTACAAACgatcgaaaacgaaacgaatgcaCGTTCGCTGCTTGAGCTAGACTACGATGGGTTCGAATTTCCGATGAAAGCTGCCGGCTCACAGTATATGCAGGAAGTGCTTGGCAAAGAACGTTTCCGATTCCTCCAGCAAAGACACGTCCGTACGATCGGAGGATGTGATTCAATGTTGCGCACCACGTTCGGTAAACCATTGGTCGTGGATCTGCTCTTAGTTATGCCGGATAAATGTCTTCACAAGGAGGACTATCTAAATCTGCGCTATCACTACAAGCGTGCACACTACCTTTGTACCATCGCACAACACTTGCTGCAGCAGTCGTCGTCGGATGGAGAAGAAAAGATTGTCTCGAACGTACGCTTCGAACCTCTGAAGGGTGATCGCTTAAAACCGGTGCTTCTGATGATACCGGCCGATGCAACGTTCTCCAGAAAAGTACACTTTCAGCTGCATGCCGTTGCCGATGCAACAAGCTTCCCCAAGAAACGTTTCCTTCCGCACCGGAACAATGTACGTCCGGCAATGATCGGATCGGGTGAGCCGGGTTCGACGGAAGAGTATGAAAACTTCCCAACGCCGCACTACAACACATCCATTCTGTACGATGTGAGGTTGGCCAAAAATGCCGAACTGCTCGAAAGCATCATCCAGTCGGACAGTATACGGGAAGCGATCATACTGCTGAAGGTTTGGATCCGTCAGCGACACTTCGATCGTGGACGGTACGCGTTTGACGGTGCTATCGTTACATTCTACATCGCGTACCTTCTTCAAAATAGGCGCATTTATCCGAAAATGAGCAGTTACCAGATTATTCGACTGTTTTGGAACCAGCTGGCCGGTAGCAGTTGGGACAAAGAAGGAATCACGTTCGATAATAGTAGCCGCGAAACGCTACTATCTTTCTTCCGCTACTACGAGGTGGTATTTATCGATCCCCTCGGACTGCTCAACATTGCAGCCAATCTTCCCGTTGACCTATACCGTCGCGTTCGGCACGAGAGTGCGTTGGCAATTCGTGTGTTGGACAATCCTAAAATCAACTCATTTCTTCCCCTGTTTCTGGCCAACTATCCCGCCTTTACGCAGTATGATCACATCATCACGATACAAGGATCCAAGATGATCGCCGCCACAATCGAATCCTTCGCGGAAGATGTCGATAAACTTGACTACCTGGGTGACTCCCAAGCACTGCTCACACGCATGGTGGAACGATTACTACGGAAAGGACTTGGCACACGTGCGTCCTATCTTGTGCCGTTGGCGGCTAATCTTAAGCTGGACGAGCCAGCCATGACAGCGGAACCTCGTCTAATGCTTGGACTCTCCCTAAACGGTACGGATGCGTTCAATCTGGTTGATAAAGGCCCGGAAGCGATCGATACGGTGGCAAGTGAAGCGTTCCGTTCGTTTTGGCAAGGAAAAGCCGAACTACGGCGCTTCAAGGATGGTTCCATTACGGAGTCCTGCGTATGGGGCGAACCGACTGATCCTATCGGACAGAAACGTTTGATCGTACGTTCGATTGTACAGTTTCTGCTGCAAGCACACCTAGACATACCGGACAACAATGTGCGCTATTTGGCCGATCAGTTTGAGCACGCTATTGCACCGTTCCCGAAGAAAACGTTGCACGAAACGATCGAGGAACGGTCGTTGGCAGTTATTCGTACGTTCGATACGCTCGGTCGTATGATGCGTGATTTGGAGAAGCTACCGCTAACGATCAATGCTATCCTTGGGACGGATGCGGTCTTCCGATACACCGACCCGGATCCACCACGACCGACGGCAAGGGCTTTGATGGTGAATGGACGGTTGGtgtttttgagtgcgaaaccGATTCACGCTACGATTCAGCTCGAGGCGAGCGGAAAATGGCCTGCAGATTTGGAAGCGATACGTCGTTTGAAGACGGCATTTTATCTGCGTATCGCCGATAGCATTGGCCAGGAACCGGGACAGGAAACATCAACCAGCAAACCTCTGGCACAAGCGTGCAATGATTATTTGGATGTGCTGTACG AACAATATCTGTTCCGGTTCGTCATCGTACATCAGCGAGAAATTACCATTCTGCGTGAGTATCTCTCCGAAAACAAGGTAACCCGTCTGCAGCAGGATACGGACGAAAGTATTGCGCTAGAGATGCAGGCAACAATTTTGCCCAAGCTTACCGGGATTTTGCACGGCTTACATCAGCAGTACTTCTCGTTTGGTTCGGTAGCGGCAATCGCCAAACGTTGGCTATACTCGCAGCTAATCGATCCCTATCTGTGGCCGGACGAGTGTACCGAACTACTGCTAGCCGCCATTTATCTTAATCAACCGGTACAACCACCTATTCAACCGCAAACGGGATTCTTACGATGGTTGCAGTTTGTTGCATCCACCGACTGGAGCAAGGACATGATTGTGGTGAATCTGAACGACGAACTGGCGAGCGAAACGATTGAACAGGTGGAGAAACAGTTTTACGATCGTCGCCAAAGCTTCCCACCGCTGACAATCGTTACACCGGCCGATTCCGGGAAGTATGGATTGTTTGGACGGAGGGCACCGACGGTAGAGATACTGAACCGGGTGACATTGCTAGCACAGGCGGCCACACAGCTGATTGATGCGAATTATCGTTCGCTGCAGAAAATTCAG caATTCTTCCAACCATCCCTAGAAGGTTACAATCTGATCATTCACCTTGACACCACAATCATAACACCGATCGGAATTCGCAAGTCGAAAGAAATGGCGTTACACAGCGCCCCGAGTCTGTACGCGAAAGCTAACAATACGGACCCAGCGGCCGGGTTCTATCCGGTGCGCTTCTATCTGCAGGAACTTCGTGAAGCTTATCGACAGTTTGCTATCTTCTTCTACGATCCGTGCGGTGGTGATCGCATCGCTGTACTGTGGCGCCCGCAAGCACTGGAGGAGAAACCTTTCtcg ACTACACACGTAAATGGAAGAATGGTTACGGAGCATGAAGCGCTTCACCTGAACGTGGATGCACTGGTACGAGACTTTGAACTGCTTGGTCAGGGACTGGTGAGCCGCATCGAGAGACGACAGTAA